GTCCTGATAGTGATCTTCGGCGGCATCGCCGTCACCGCAGGCTACCACCTGTGGGCGATGCAGAAGGTCATGTTCGGGCCGATCCTGAAGAAGTACCTGGATCTCAAAGATCCTCATTCCTACGAGATCCTCTCCATGAGCATCCTCATCCTGCTCATAATCTACTTCGGGGTCCAGCCGGCGACGATCACGGACATCATGGGCGTGGCAGCCCAGCCGCTGGTCGATCCGTTTACCGCTATCGCTCAGGCGGGGGTGATCTGAAGTGACACTGACATTCGGTGACTATCTCTCTATCTTCGGGGCAGAGGCTCTGCTGACGGGGCTATCGCTGGTGATGGTCCTCATCGGCCTGTTCATGAAGAGCAAGAACCTGATGGGATACCTGAGCCTGGCGGGGCTGGTCGCCTCTTTGTTCCTGGTGATGGGCGCTGACATGACCAAAGGCCCCCTGATCTTCGGGACGCTGGAGGTCGACGCCCTATCCCAGTTCTTCAAGCTCGTCTTCGTCGCAGTCGCCCTCATCGTGGTGATGGCAGGTCTGAGCAGGTACAAGGACAGCCCCGCCCAGGACGAGTTCTACATCCTCCTCCTCCTGGCCACCGTGGGGATGATGGTCGTCGCCAGCTCCATCGACATCGTCACCCTCTTCGTAGGGTTTGAGCTGGCAAGCCTCGCCACCTACGCCATGGCGGCCTTCGACAAGGAGAGGCAGAACCTGGAAGCTGCGATGAAGTACTTCATCTTCGGATCGGTCTCGTCGGCGATGATGCTCTTCGGCTTCTCCCTCCTATACGGCCTCTCGGGAACGACGAGGCTAGCGGAGATCGCCGCCGCCTCCGTGGAGACGATGGGACCTGCGACCCTCGTCGCCCTCCTCTTCGTCGTGGCGGGCTTCGGGTTCAAGATGGCCCTCGTCCCCTTCCACATGTGGGCTCCCGACACCTACGAAGGGGCTCCGACGATCGTGACGGCCTTCCTTGCGGCGGGCTCGAAGAAGATGGGGTTTGTCGCCGCCTTCAAGGTCATCTTCATCGCCCTGATAGCCCTCCGGTTTGAGTGGTACTTGGCCTTCGCCATCCTGGTGGCGATAACCATGACCCTCGGGAACGTCGTGGCCATCTGGCAGAAGAGCGTCAAGAGGATGCTCGCCTACTCCAGCGTCGCCTACGCCGGGTACATCGCCATCGCCTTCGTCGTCGTCGGAGCCGCAGAGCACGGCGGCCTCGACCTGGCGGTGGCGCAGAACGGCCTGGCGAGCGGCCTGATGCTCATCCTCGGCCACGCCTTCATGAAGACCGGGGCCTTCATCGCCGCCGCCGTGGTCGGGTACATGGCCCTCTCCGAGGGGAGGAAGAACCCCGACGACCTGGAGCAGTATGCGGGCCTCGGCCGAAGGGCGCCGATAACCGCGTTCTGCATGCTGATCTTCCTCTTCTCGCTATCGGGGATCCCCCCGACGGCGGGGTTCGTCGGGAAGTTCATGCTCTGGGGCTCGGCGATCGACTCCGGCCTCGTCTGGCTGGCGGTGCTATTCGCCCTCAACAGCGCTCTCTCCCTGTACTATTACCTTAGGGTGATCATGTACATGTACGTCAGAGAGCCCGCGGGCGGGAAGATCATCGAGCCGAAGGGGTACGTCCTGGCCATGGTCGCGGCCCTGGTGGTCGTCATCTGGATCGGCGTCTTCCCCCAGGCCTTCGTCGACTTCGCCTACAGTGCAGCAGGGGTTCTGCTGCACTGAAAACTTTCTTTTTTCTCGCACCATTTTGACTTCCGATCGTTTTTAAAGCCGAGATTGCTCCCGATTAGAACCCCGTCTCTTCGATCCAAAATAGAACTCCCAAAAGGATCAGAGCCGTCGGGATCACCACCATCCAGGGGTTCACCCCCAGGATCTCGGGGATCGTCTTATCCCCGAACTCGCCCCTCCTCAGCACCCGCTCTTCGAGGCTGGGGTACCTCCAGGCGAAGATGCCGGCCCCGAGGAGGATCCCGCCGACGCCACCCAGGAGGGCGTCGATCGACCCCTGGCCGACGGCCCCGGCCGCCGTCCCCGGGCAGTAGCCGAGGAGGCCGAAGCCGACGCCGAAGATGAGGCCGCCCAGGGCCGAGGAGCCCCAGGAGCCGGCCTTGGGGTGGAGGCTCGCGAGGCCGAGGCTTCGCAGGAGGTGGATCCCGACCATGCCGACGATCACCGCCGAGGCCATCACCTTGAAGACGGTGAAGTCGGCGAGGAGGAGCTGGCCGACGATGACGTCGTATCTGGTGACCCCCCCCTTCTGGAGGAGGAAGCCGAATCCGATCCCGATGAATAGGCCGATGGCGAGCTGGGCCCGGTGGTTTGATCGCAGATCTTCAATTGCCAAATCCATCACCGCCTCAGACCCCGGCCCCGAAGAGGACCATAGCCGTGGCCACCCCGCCGATGAAGAAGCACGCCACCGCCAGCCACGAGCTTGCGGCGAGCTGGGCAGTCCCGCTGATCCCGTGGCCGCTGGTGCAGCCCCCGGCCCACCGGGCACCGAGGCCCATCAGGACGCCTCCCGCGAAGGCGGCGGCGATCCGCAGGATCGGATCGGGTCCGAACCGAGCCGCCCAGAGGGCCGGGACCGCCTCCACCCGGAAGGACCCCGAGAGGACCGCCGAGAGGAATGCCCCGACGACGATGCCGAAGACGAGGACCACCTCCCAGTCGACGACCGGCTCAAACTTTCGATAGTAGGCCTTGGCCTCGACCTTCGATCCTCGAAACGCCCTCTCGATCATCCCGCTCCCCCTGGCGTAGGCGGATGAGGTGCCTATGGGCCGGTCAGAGAGGAGGAAGGCCAGGGTGTTCAAGGCCCCTATCCCAGCACCGACGACGTAGGGGGACCACAGATCCATCTCGAATTGCTCCATCATACGATCTCCTCGGTCTACCTACCTAGAGGCGGGACCTTCGGGGGACGGGTCCACCGACCAGGCCCGATCCTCTGGATGATCAATTTAAGTCGTCACATCTTTATAAAGCTGATACGAAGACGGGGACGGATCATCGTTGGAGATGAGAAGATGGATGGAAGACTATCTTTGAGGCTACTCATCACCCTCGCGGCGATGGCGGCGACCATCTCAGCCCTTCCCGGAGGGCTCGGCGACGCCGACCTGGGGGAGGCGGAAGGGCTGGTGGTCCTCCTCACCGACTACGGCACCTCAGGCTTCCGCGTCGGGGCCCTGGAGGGGTCGATATATTCGGAGAACCCCCAGGCCCGGATCTCCACCATAACCCATCAGGTCTCAGCCTTCAACGTCGCCGAGGGGTCATACCTCCTCGCGAAAGCAGCCCGGTATTACCCGCCGGGGACGGTCTTTGTGGCGGAGGTGAACCCCGGGGTGGGGACGGATGAGCGGTCCATCGTCGTCGAGACGGAGGACGGCAAGCTCTTCGTAGGCCCCGACAACGGTCTCTTCACCGACGTCATGGAGGATCTGGGGGTCGCGAGGGTTTGGGAGGTCAGAGGCCTGAACCTCACCCGTTCCGGGGGTGATCCCGTCACCTTCAACGGCGTCGAGGTCTACGGCCCTGTTGGGGCTATTCTGGCGGCCGGGGCCGATCCCGCCGGGGTAGGACCCGAGGTCTCCGATCCCGTGAGGCTCGAGCGGCAGAGGGCGGGGGTCGAGGGCGATGAGGTGGTGGGGGCCGTCGCCTACATCGACCCCTGGGGGAACCTGGTCACCAACATCCCCGAGGAGCTCCTCGGGGGGACGGATATCGGTCCCGGAGATCGGGTCGAGATCTCCGTCAACGGATCGAGGATCGATGCGCTCTTTGGCACGACCTACGCCGACGTCCCCGTCGGGGAGTGGGTCGTCCTCGTCGGCATCCTCGGTCGGCTGGAGATCGCGGTGAACATGGGGAGCGCCGCCGGGGCCCTGGGGGTCGCCGAGGGCTCCGCCGTCAGGGTCCGGGAGATCTGAGGGCTCAGAGGTAGAATAGATCGACCATCAGGGCTGCGACGAGGATGAAGATCACCGTCATGAAGCCTCCGGCCCTGATGTAGTCGGAGCTCGAGTACCCCCCGGGGGCCATCAGGAGGGCGTTGACCTGGTGGGTGGGGAGGATGAAGGAGTTGGAGGCACAGACCCCCACCAGCAGCGCGAGGGCCCTCGGATCGATCGCCATATCCCTCGCCATGATCATCGCCAGGGGGACGAGAAGGACCGTGGCGGCGACGTTGGAGATTGTGAGGGAGAGGAGGGTGGCGAGGGCTGCCACCGCCAGGAGGACGAGGATCGTCGGGGCTCCGCGGAGTTGGTCCATCATGCTCTGGGCGATGAGGCCCGCAGCCCCCGTCTCCTCCATGGCGATCCCCAGGGGTATCAGCCCCGCCAGGAGGACGATCGTCCTCCAGTCGATCGCTCCGTAGGCCTCGTCGATGGAGATCACCTTCAGGAGGACCATGGCGAGGGCTCCGGTGAGGAGGGCGATCGAGAGCTGAACCCCTGCGAGGGAGAGGGCGACAGCTCCGAGGAAGCATAGGGTTGCCGGGATCGCCTTCGACGGGTCGAGGACCCCCGCCTCCACCGGCGTCAGGAGGACGAAGTTCTGATCGGATCCGATCTTTCGGATCCTGTCCCAGAGGCCGTGGATGACGAAGGTGTCCCCGGGGCTGAGGGGCCGGTCGTCGAACTCCTTCCTCTCCTCCCTCGTCCCGCTGAGAAGGATGATCGGCTCTACGCCGTAGTTCCTCCGGATCGAGATCTCCCGGGGGGTCTTGCCGACGATGGGGGCCCGGGGCCTGACGACGATCTCCGCAAAGCCCGCCTCCGCCTGGCTGAGGAGGTCGCAGAACCTTGATTCGTCGGTGATCTTCCAGAGGTCGTGCTCGGCGGCGAACCGCTCTACATCCTCGGGCTCCCCGAGGAGCGCCAGCTCCTGCCCCGCCGCGAACCTCGTCCTCCGCCAGGGGGAGTAGGTCACCATCTTCCCCTCGACGATGGCGAGGAGGGTTATGCCGTAATTTCGCCGGAGCCGGAGGTCTTCCCGGGCCTTATCGACGAGGTCGCTCTTCCAGGATACGAAGTAGTAGCTGACGATGGAAGGGAGCCTCCAGGTCTCGATCAGGTCCTCCTGAGATCTGAAATCGTCCTCTGAGAGCCCTCTCTTCGGGAGGAGGCGGTCTCCGAAGATCATGAAGTACCCTATCCCCGATCCGAGGAGGACGATCCCGATCGGCGTCACGCTGAAGATCCCGAAGGGCTCCTCCCCTCCCTGCCTCAAGAGGTCGTTGAGGATGATGAGGGGGCTTGAGCCCACCATGCTGAGGGTCCCGCCGAGGATCGCCGCAAAGCCCATCGGCATCAGAAGTCGGGATGCTGGCGTCCCGGTGCTCTTGGATATCCTCAGGATGGCGGGGAGGAAGAGGGCCGCCGATCCGAGGTTCTGCATGAAGGCGGAGATCATCCCGACCACCGAGGAGGTGACGCCGAGGAGCCTCCTCTCGTCGGAGCCGGCTACCCGCAAGACCGCCCGGCTGATCCTGTTGACGACCCCCGCCCTCTCCATCCCCTTCCCCAGGATCATTATCGCTGCCATGGAGACGACGGCGTTGCTCGCGAGCCCCGATAGGGCCTGGGGCGGGCTGACGAGGCCGGTCAAGGCGAGGATGAGGACGACGATGATCGCCACCAGGTCCACTCTCACGGCCTCGGTGACGAATAGGAGGATGGCGACCGCCATCACGAGAAATGTCAGCTCCATCTCCAGAGAGATGCCCCAGACCATCAGCAACGGACCTCCTGCGACCTGATATCCCTTGGTTTTTCAGTCCTTAATAGAAGATGGCATCAATATATAGATCTCATCCTCTGAGATCCCGGTGGGCGAGAGACCGCCCCCCAGGGCCTCTTCATTGGAGGCTCCAGCCCCTCCCGTCACCCTGGCTCGGGGCTCAGAAGAGGGATATGATCCCCATCACCGAAGCCGTGACTATGCCTCCTGCGACGATCACCCCCGCGGCGATGGCGGAGAAGGCCTCTCTGAACCTGAGGCCGAAGATGAAGGCGATGGCGGAGCCGGTCCAGGCCCCCGTCACCGGGAGGGGGACGGCGACGAAGAGGGCGAGGGCGAAAAGGCCGTACCTCCGGTGCCTTTCCGCGTGCCTCTTATAAGTCCTGGTGAAGAGCCAGGAGAAGAAGGCGTGGCCGGGCCGGTATCGCATCAGCCAGCGGGATACCGGCTCCAGGTAGAGGAGGAGGGGGACGACCGGAGCCAGGTTTCCGGCGACCGATATGGCGTACGCCTCCAGGGGTGAGAGGCCGTATACGGCTATCCCCAGGGGTATCGACCCCCGGAGCTCGATGACCGGGGCCATCGCGAGGACGAAGGTGGCGAGCCACCCTGGCATCGAGCTGAAAAACTCTATCATAGGAAACCCTCGGGCTGCCCCGGGACGATCGCCCTCCCGGGATCGGCCTCGCCCTTTCGCGCCGGCGGGGCGGAGATCCCGGGCGTTCGGGCCTCACTCCCCGATCGATCCCCTGATCCTGACCGAAAGGACCGACTCGTCCTTGGGGGATGTGACGGAGACCGTCAGGTCCAGGGGGATTCTGCCGAGGGCTACCTTCAGCGGGCGGCCTTCGCTGCCTCCCACCTCCACCCCGATCCCCTCCGCCATCTTGGACAAGGCCTGGGCGATCTCCCGAAGGTCGGGGAGGCTGACGACCACGGGGGTATCCCGGTCGCCGCCCACGGTGGCAGATATCGGAGAATCTATTGCCACCGCCACATTCAGGGCTCCCTCCTTCCCCGGGCCCTTCACCTCTGCTACGATCGGATGCCTCTCGGCATCTTCGCTCCCCTGAACTACCGCCTTAGCATCCGCAATCACTTTCAGAGATATCATGAACTTCCACCTGGAAGCTAATTACGGCATCCTCTCATATAAATGAATGCGATGAGAACGGCGTCGGCCGACGGTCCGGCATCAGGAGCTTATGATGAAGTTTATGGGCCCACGCCCCCTCAATCAGGTTTTTTGCCATGGGAGATGGCCGCAGATGGTCAGGATTCTTCTCAATGCCGGCTGGACGCCTGCCACCCCCCGGGGCCTAGGGGTCTAAAGTCCCGCCCTCAGAACGTTCTCAGCCCCCGGGGTGGCCTTGATGAAGGCCCAGTCGGATCTGGTCCCGGTGTCGACGCCGTTGGGGTATCGGGACCAGGAGAAGTCGTTTCCCTCCTCGTCGTTGAGGGGGTGAGTCCGATCCACCTCAGCCCAGGAGTCGGTCCTCAGGACTACGGTCGCGTTATTTCCGTGGATCCAGCGCCGATCCCCCTCGGCGACGTAATAGCCCCCTGGCGGGATGGACGTCCCCTTCGGTATGGGTATCACCCCCGTCCAGATCCCGGGGGCTACGAGGGTCACCTCGATGGCGACGCTCCACTGGCCCAAATCCACCGGCTCTTCCCCGGAGTTGTAGAGCTCCACCCACAAGATCCCCTCCCCCGCGGGGTTCAGCTCCACCTCGTTTACGACGACCGATCCTGATCCGATGGCGGCGAGGACCGCAAAAGATGCTAAGAACGATGGCAAGATTAGTCTCATGATAACCCCCACATGATCCATCTTGAGAGCCGGGGCGCAAAGCCGTCCCGGCCTTCAGGATGAGATCGATCTTCGGATAAATAACCATATCGATCGGCGCGATGGGCGGCTCTCCCTCTGGCCGCCCCATCGAGGCCCGGGGACGATCCCGTTCCCACGCCGCCGTCGGCTTTGGCCTCGGATCAGGAGTTGGGGGCGTTCTTCGTCCCGATGCCAAAGACCCAGTCGGACCTCTGGTCGGAGTCAAACCCGTTGGGATGCCGAAAGTTGGTGAAGAAGTTATTGCTGTGGTCGGAGAGAAGGGGGGTCTCGTCGACTACGGCCCCCTCATCGGTCTTGAGGATCACCGTCCCGGTCCCGGTATTGTGGATCCACTGTCGGTCCCCCTCGGCGACGAAGAAGCTGCCGGGGGCCATCACCGTGTCCTGAGGTATCTTCATGACCCCGGTCCAGGATGGACTCTGGTCGACGATCCAGACGGACCAGCGGCTCACGTCCACCTCTTCTATGCCGTTGTTGTAAAGCTCCACCCACTCGTTCCCGCCCTCGGGCGGACCCAGCTCCACCTCGTTGATGACGACGCCGCCAAGACATGCCATCGTCGACGCCAGAACTCCCAGCAGGGAAGCCAGGAGCCTCACACCATCTCTCTTCATTACGAAAACCCCCACACCAATCCGATATCCTCCTGCCCTAGGGCAGACTGCCGGAGATGCCGGGCTGAAAGATCTCCAGATAAATAATCGTATCGATCGATGGAGGGAGAGGCGAGAGGGCTCCCGCCCTCCGCCCCGAAGCCGGCGGATACGATGAAGGTCCGGACCTCCTCGGTCCTGAGGACCGGGTCCGAACCCTCAAAAATCAGATCCCATAGCTTCCGTCTCCATCGGGCCCCCCGATCAGCTGAGGACGTTTTCGGCCCTGGGGGTGGCCTTCATCAGCTTCCAGTCGGACCTCTGGTCGGTGTCGAGGCCGTTGGGGTAGCGGCCGTAGGTGAAGTCGCTGTCGCCGTCGTCGACCATCTTATGGGTCTCATCGACCTTCATACCGATCGCGTCCACCAGGGCCACGGAGCCCTCATCCTCTCCTCTCCACTGAGGATCGCCCTCGGCGATGTAGTACCCTTTCGGAGAGATGACCGTCCCCTGGGGGATGACGATCGGCCCGGCCCAGGGGAGGTTGTATATGGTGACGACCCAGCCGGAGATCTCGACCGCCTCGTCCCCTCCATTATAAAGCTCCACCCATCTGGTGGCGTTCCCGGGCGGATTGATCTCCACCTCGTTTATCACTACCGATCCTGCGCCGGTCGCCGAGAGGGCGACGGCTATGTAGAGAGATATCAATATCCCTGACGTAACTCGCATGGTTCAAATCCCCCCGAAGGGATGCGATGGTCCCGGCCTCTCCGGAGCCTCCCCCTAGAGAGCTTCTGAGTAGATAACGGTATCGATGGCCTCTCCAGATCGCCGTCCTCCGATCTCTCTCGCCCGATGGGCAGAGGCCCTCAAGGGGTCTGAAGCCCTCTTCCCCCGCCGGGGTCGGGGTTTATTACGTCGGGGCTCCTGGAGTACCCCTCATGGAGTATTCGGAAGGGCGGCTGGCGAGGGTCTTTGTAATCAGGATGGAGGAGGGGGAGGAGATGATCGGATCTCTCGCGAGATTCCTGGCGGAGAAGGGGGTCGAGAGCGGGATCGTCCACTTCCTGGGCGCCCTCCGGGAGGGGCGGCTGATCATGGGGCCGAGGGAGGCGAGGGTCCCTCCCGGGCCGCCCTTCGTCGAGGATCTGGAAGGCGGCTGGGAGATCTTCGGCCTTGGGACCGTCTACCCGGGTGAAGGGGGGGCGCCTTCCATTCACATCCACGCCTCGGTGGGGCGCGCCGGTCGGGGTCTGACCGGCTGCCTGAGGGAGAGAGCCCAGGCCTACCTCGTCGTCGAGGCGGTCGTCTTCGAGGTCGTCAGCCTCCGGGCGAGAAGGTCCGTCGACGAGAGGACGGGGCTCTTGCTGCCTGAACTGGAGGAGAGGGTGTAGATGGGGGGTTGGGCGAGGCGGCTTGGAAAGAGAGACTGGAAATGGCGCAGATGAGGGGGCTATGACGAGGCGTAAGAGGGGCGGGCGGAGGCGTATGAAGCAGCGGGGTCCATCGCCTCTGCCGATATCGATGGAGGAGGCGAGGCGGGACGGCATCGACCGCTTCGACGTCGTCCTCGTCTCGGGGGACGGGTACGTCGACCACCCCTCCTTCGGGGTCGGGCTGATCGGCCGGGTCCTCCAGGATGCGGGGTACTCCGTCGGGGTCGTACCCCAGCCGGACTTCAGGCGCGAGGACGACTTTCGTGCCCTTGGAGCGCCCCGGCTCTTCTTCGGCGTCGCCTCCGGAAACGTCGACTCCATGGTCAACAACTACTCACCGGCCCTGAGGCGGCGGAGGCGGGACGTCTACTCTCCGGGGGGGCGGCCCCTCCGCCCCGACCGGGCGGCTATAGTCTACGCCAACCGGGTCCACGCCCTCTTCCCCGACGTTCCCGTGATCCTCGGCGGGATCGAGGCGAGCCTCCGGAGGTTCGCTCATTACGACTTCTGGTCGGACTCGGTCCGGGGCTCCATCCTGGCGGACGCACCGGCGGACCTGGTCGTCTACGGGATGGGGGAGAGGCCGATCCTGGAGGTAGCCCGCCGGCTGGCCGGGGGGGAGGAGGTCGGGGCGATCAGGGACGTCCCCGGGACGGCCTTCAAGATGGAGGTCCGGGAGTGGAGGGTCAGCGAACGCCAGGGGCTCGTTGAGATCCCCTCCTTCGGGGAGGTGGCGGCGGATAAGATGAGGTACGCCGAGGCCTTCCGCCTCCACTACGGCGAGCAGGACCCCTTCCGGGGCAGAACGATAGTCCAGCCTCACCCCAAGACCGTCGTCGTCGCAAACCCGCCGTCCCTCCCCCTGACGACGGAGGAGCTGGACGAGATCTACGAGCTCCCCTTCACCCGGGCCGCCCATCCCTCCTATCGGGAGGAGATACCCGCCCTGGAGCCGGTCCGGTTCTCGATCACCACCCATCGGGGGTGCTTCGGCTCCTGCTCCTTCTGCTCCCTCACCCACCACCAGGGGAGGATCGTCCAGAGCAGGTCGATCGAGTCGGTGGTGAGGGAGGCGGAGGGTCTGACGAGCCTCCCTGGGTTCAAGGGGGTGATCCAGGACGTCGGCGGCCCCACCGCCAACATGTACGGGATGGCCTGCAGCCGCTGGCGGGCCGGCGCCGGAGCCGCCGGAGGCGTCGGCGCCTGTGCCGACCGGCTCTGCTCCCCCGACTGTCCTACCCTGAAGGCAGACCACCGCCGCCAGGTGGAGCTCCTCCGCCGACTGCGAGAAATTC
The sequence above is drawn from the Methanothrix harundinacea 6Ac genome and encodes:
- a CDS encoding NADH-quinone oxidoreductase subunit N, which produces MTLTFGDYLSIFGAEALLTGLSLVMVLIGLFMKSKNLMGYLSLAGLVASLFLVMGADMTKGPLIFGTLEVDALSQFFKLVFVAVALIVVMAGLSRYKDSPAQDEFYILLLLATVGMMVVASSIDIVTLFVGFELASLATYAMAAFDKERQNLEAAMKYFIFGSVSSAMMLFGFSLLYGLSGTTRLAEIAAASVETMGPATLVALLFVVAGFGFKMALVPFHMWAPDTYEGAPTIVTAFLAAGSKKMGFVAAFKVIFIALIALRFEWYLAFAILVAITMTLGNVVAIWQKSVKRMLAYSSVAYAGYIAIAFVVVGAAEHGGLDLAVAQNGLASGLMLILGHAFMKTGAFIAAAVVGYMALSEGRKNPDDLEQYAGLGRRAPITAFCMLIFLFSLSGIPPTAGFVGKFMLWGSAIDSGLVWLAVLFALNSALSLYYYLRVIMYMYVREPAGGKIIEPKGYVLAMVAALVVVIWIGVFPQAFVDFAYSAAGVLLH
- a CDS encoding DUF6691 family protein, producing the protein MDLAIEDLRSNHRAQLAIGLFIGIGFGFLLQKGGVTRYDVIVGQLLLADFTVFKVMASAVIVGMVGIHLLRSLGLASLHPKAGSWGSSALGGLIFGVGFGLLGYCPGTAAGAVGQGSIDALLGGVGGILLGAGIFAWRYPSLEERVLRRGEFGDKTIPEILGVNPWMVVIPTALILLGVLFWIEETGF
- a CDS encoding YeeE/YedE thiosulfate transporter family protein, which encodes MMEQFEMDLWSPYVVGAGIGALNTLAFLLSDRPIGTSSAYARGSGMIERAFRGSKVEAKAYYRKFEPVVDWEVVLVFGIVVGAFLSAVLSGSFRVEAVPALWAARFGPDPILRIAAAFAGGVLMGLGARWAGGCTSGHGISGTAQLAASSWLAVACFFIGGVATAMVLFGAGV
- a CDS encoding SAM hydrolase/SAM-dependent halogenase family protein, with the translated sequence MDGRLSLRLLITLAAMAATISALPGGLGDADLGEAEGLVVLLTDYGTSGFRVGALEGSIYSENPQARISTITHQVSAFNVAEGSYLLAKAARYYPPGTVFVAEVNPGVGTDERSIVVETEDGKLFVGPDNGLFTDVMEDLGVARVWEVRGLNLTRSGGDPVTFNGVEVYGPVGAILAAGADPAGVGPEVSDPVRLERQRAGVEGDEVVGAVAYIDPWGNLVTNIPEELLGGTDIGPGDRVEISVNGSRIDALFGTTYADVPVGEWVVLVGILGRLEIAVNMGSAAGALGVAEGSAVRVREI
- a CDS encoding SLC13 family permease — encoded protein: MVWGISLEMELTFLVMAVAILLFVTEAVRVDLVAIIVVLILALTGLVSPPQALSGLASNAVVSMAAIMILGKGMERAGVVNRISRAVLRVAGSDERRLLGVTSSVVGMISAFMQNLGSAALFLPAILRISKSTGTPASRLLMPMGFAAILGGTLSMVGSSPLIILNDLLRQGGEEPFGIFSVTPIGIVLLGSGIGYFMIFGDRLLPKRGLSEDDFRSQEDLIETWRLPSIVSYYFVSWKSDLVDKAREDLRLRRNYGITLLAIVEGKMVTYSPWRRTRFAAGQELALLGEPEDVERFAAEHDLWKITDESRFCDLLSQAEAGFAEIVVRPRAPIVGKTPREISIRRNYGVEPIILLSGTREERKEFDDRPLSPGDTFVIHGLWDRIRKIGSDQNFVLLTPVEAGVLDPSKAIPATLCFLGAVALSLAGVQLSIALLTGALAMVLLKVISIDEAYGAIDWRTIVLLAGLIPLGIAMEETGAAGLIAQSMMDQLRGAPTILVLLAVAALATLLSLTISNVAATVLLVPLAMIMARDMAIDPRALALLVGVCASNSFILPTHQVNALLMAPGGYSSSDYIRAGGFMTVIFILVAALMVDLFYL
- a CDS encoding COG2426 family protein, translated to MIEFFSSMPGWLATFVLAMAPVIELRGSIPLGIAVYGLSPLEAYAISVAGNLAPVVPLLLYLEPVSRWLMRYRPGHAFFSWLFTRTYKRHAERHRRYGLFALALFVAVPLPVTGAWTGSAIAFIFGLRFREAFSAIAAGVIVAGGIVTASVMGIISLF
- a CDS encoding lamin tail domain-containing protein; protein product: MRLILPSFLASFAVLAAIGSGSVVVNEVELNPAGEGILWVELYNSGEEPVDLGQWSVAIEVTLVAPGIWTGVIPIPKGTSIPPGGYYVAEGDRRWIHGNNATVVLRTDSWAEVDRTHPLNDEEGNDFSWSRYPNGVDTGTRSDWAFIKATPGAENVLRAGL
- a CDS encoding lamin tail domain-containing protein produces the protein MKRDGVRLLASLLGVLASTMACLGGVVINEVELGPPEGGNEWVELYNNGIEEVDVSRWSVWIVDQSPSWTGVMKIPQDTVMAPGSFFVAEGDRQWIHNTGTGTVILKTDEGAVVDETPLLSDHSNNFFTNFRHPNGFDSDQRSDWVFGIGTKNAPNS
- a CDS encoding lamin tail domain-containing protein, encoding MRVTSGILISLYIAVALSATGAGSVVINEVEINPPGNATRWVELYNGGDEAVEISGWVVTIYNLPWAGPIVIPQGTVISPKGYYIAEGDPQWRGEDEGSVALVDAIGMKVDETHKMVDDGDSDFTYGRYPNGLDTDQRSDWKLMKATPRAENVLS
- a CDS encoding PPC domain-containing DNA-binding protein, coding for MEYSEGRLARVFVIRMEEGEEMIGSLARFLAEKGVESGIVHFLGALREGRLIMGPREARVPPGPPFVEDLEGGWEIFGLGTVYPGEGGAPSIHIHASVGRAGRGLTGCLRERAQAYLVVEAVVFEVVSLRARRSVDERTGLLLPELEERV
- a CDS encoding YgiQ family radical SAM protein, with product MKQRGPSPLPISMEEARRDGIDRFDVVLVSGDGYVDHPSFGVGLIGRVLQDAGYSVGVVPQPDFRREDDFRALGAPRLFFGVASGNVDSMVNNYSPALRRRRRDVYSPGGRPLRPDRAAIVYANRVHALFPDVPVILGGIEASLRRFAHYDFWSDSVRGSILADAPADLVVYGMGERPILEVARRLAGGEEVGAIRDVPGTAFKMEVREWRVSERQGLVEIPSFGEVAADKMRYAEAFRLHYGEQDPFRGRTIVQPHPKTVVVANPPSLPLTTEELDEIYELPFTRAAHPSYREEIPALEPVRFSITTHRGCFGSCSFCSLTHHQGRIVQSRSIESVVREAEGLTSLPGFKGVIQDVGGPTANMYGMACSRWRAGAGAAGGVGACADRLCSPDCPTLKADHRRQVELLRRLREIPGVKRVFVTSGIRHDLILADRTGAGEEYLYDLSCHHVSGHLKVAPEHVSDRVLARMHKPPRAALEEFRDEFKRASRKVGKEQYLVPYFISGHPGCELRDMVELAEYLRDHRLRSEQVQDFTPTPMTVSTCIYHTGLDPFTGSPVHVPRGREKEIQRALLQYWDKRNEGLVREGLRLAGREDLIGDGPECLVPKG